A segment of the Dissulfurirhabdus thermomarina genome:
TCCAGCGGAGCGGTCTCATCGACATCTGGCGTTTTCAGACGGTGGAGGATATAGAAAAGGCCTTCGAGCTCATGGGCGAGAAGGTGCCCCCGGAGTGGGTGGGCAAGGACGCCACCTACAGCACGGGGTGCACGATCGAGATGCGCATCGCCCTCGAGGTCCAGAAGCACCACCCGGAGATGCAGATCATCGGTCCGCCGTGGGAGAAGTTCCTCCGGCGGACGGAGTACGGGGTGGGCAAGTACTACGACCGGGCCCTGGCCGGGGCCTAGGCGGAGGCGGGGCGTCGCATGGCGGAGAAGGTCCGGACCTTCGAGGACAACCAGCTGGCGCGGGCCCTCTATGGGGAGCAGGGTCGAAATCTCCACGCGCTGGAGGAGGCGCTCGGCGTCGAGTGCCACGTGCGGGGCAACCAGGTCACCCTCGCCGGCGACGCGGCCGGGGTGGAGCTGGCGGACCGGGCCGTGGCCCAGCTCTACGGCCTCCTCCGGGAGGGCTACCCCCTCTTCGAGGGCGACGTGGAGTTCGCCGCACAGATCCTGAGCGCCGATCCCGGGGCCGACCTCCGCGAGATCTTCCTCGACAAGATCTTCATCAGCTCCGGCCGCCGGGTGGTGACGCCCAAGAGCCTCGCCCAGAAGGCCTACGTCGACGCCATCCGCCGCCACGACATCGTCTTCGGCATCGGCCCGGCCGGCACCGGCAAGACCTATCTCGCCATGGCCATGGCCGTGGCGGCCCTGGTGAGGGAGGAGGCGGCCCGGATCGTCCTGGCCCGGCCCGCCGTGGAGGCCGGGGAACGGCTGGGCTTTTTGCCGGGGGATCTCGCGGAGAAGGTCAACCCCTACCTCCGGCCCCTCTACGACGCCCTCTACGACATGCTGCCCCTGGACCGGGCCTCGCGCCTCCTGGACCGGGGGGTGATCGAGGTGGCCCCCCTGGCCTTCATGCGGGGTCGGACCCTGAACGAGGCCTTCGTGATCTTGGACGAGGCCCAGAACACCACCTCGGAGCAGATGAAGATGTTTCTCACCCGCCTCGGCTACGGGTCCAAGGCGGTCATCACGGGGGACGTCACCCAGATCGACCTCCCGGAGAAGCAGGCCTCCGGGCTGGTCGAGGCCGAGGCGATCCTGCGCGGCGTCCCGGGCATCGCCTTCATCCACTTCACCCACCTGGACGTGGTCCGGCACCGGCTGGTGCGGCGGATCATCCAGGCCTACGAAGACCACGAGGCCCGGAGGGGCGGCGGGCGGCCTCCCGGCGAGGGCGCCCCGGTTCCCGGGGCCGGCTGAGGCGTGCCGTGCCCGCGGAGGTGCGCAGCGAGTACCCGGGGGCGGTGCCCCTCCGGTACCTCGAACGGGCCGCCGGCCGGCTGCTCCGGGCGGCGGGGCTGGCCGAGGCGGAGCTGAGCGTCCTCCTTGTGGCAGATGCGGCCATGGCCGAGCTCAACGGCCGGTGGCTGGGGCGGCCGTGGACCACCAACGTCATCTCCTTCGCCCAGGGGGAGGGCGGGGCGCCGGGGGCGGGTCTTCTCGGCGACGTGGTGCTCTGCGTGGACGCCGCCCGGAGAGAGGCGGAGGCGGGCGGCGTCGGCCTCCATCGGCGCCTCCTCGAGCTCCTCGTCCACGGCGTCGTGCATCTCCTGGGCGAGGACCACGAGGCGGGGGCCGCCGAGGCCCGCCGCATGGAGGCCCGGGAGCGGGCCCTCATGGACAGACTCGACAAGGAGGGAATCATGGCGGACCTTTGCATCAACGTGGACCACGTGGCCACGGTCCGGGAGGCGCGGCTCGCCGCCGAGCCCGACCCGGTCCAGGCCGCGGTGCTGGTGGAACTGGCCGGGGCCGACGGCGTGGTGGTGCACCTCAGGGAGGACCGGCGGCACATCAAGGACCGGGACGTCCGCGTGTTGCGGCAGATCCTGAAGACGCGGCTCACCCTGGAGATGGCGGCCACGGACGAGATGATCGCTATCGCCTCGGAGATCCGGCCCGACATCGTGACCCTGGTGCCGGAAAAGCGCCGGGAACTGACCACCGAGGGGGGGCTGGACGTGGCGGCCCACGAGGGGCACATCCGGGAGGCGGTGGCGCGGCTCCACGACGCCGGCGTACCGGTGAGCCTCTTCGTGGACCCGGAGGCCGCCCAGGTGGAGGCGGCCGGGCGCACGGGGGCCGACTGCGTGGAGATCCACACCGGGCGCTACGCCGAGGCCCGCGGGGCCGAGGCCCGCGACCGGGAGTTCGAGGCCGTGGTGGCGGCGGCCCGGGCCGCCCGGGACCTCGGGCTCCGGGTCCACGCCGGCCACGGCCTCGACTACCGGAACACCGCCCGGATGGCCTCGGTGAGCGAGATCGAGGAGTTCAGCATCGGCCACGCCGTGGTGGCCCGGGCCGTGCTCGTGGGCATGGAGCGGGCTGTGCGGGAGATGCTGGCCCTGGTCAAGGGATGCTGATGGCGCCGCCCCGCCCCCGGGCCGTCCCCCGCGGCGCCGGACGCCCGGCGCGGGCCGCCGGAAGGAGGCGGGCGTGATCGTCGGCCTCGGGGTGGACATCGTGGAGATCGACCGGATCGCGCGGGCCGTGGACCGGTGGGGGGAGCGGTTTCTCGGGCGGGTCTTCACGCCGGAGGAGCGGGCCTACTGCCGCCGGTCCCGGCGTCCCGCCGAGAACCTCGCCCTGCGCTTCGCCGCCAAGGAGGCCTGTTCCAAGGCCCTCGGGACGGGGATGCGGGCCGGGGTGGCCTGGCGGCAGATCTCGGTGCGCCACGAGCCCTCCGGCCGGCCCGTCCTCGGGCTCACCGGGGCGGCCCTGGACCGCGCCCGCCGGCTCGGCGCCACCGCCTGGCACGTCAGCCTCTCCCACGAGCGGGCCTTCGGCGTGGCCGTGGTGGTCCTGGAAGGCCGCGCGGCGGTTGACAACGATCCGGGGCGGTTGCTAAATTCGTGAGCCTGAATAGCCATTCATTCACCACGCCTTTTTTGGCCTTTCACCCCGGGCGGTGCGCCTGCCGCCGATGGTCGGGTCGTGCCGGCGGAGGGGCCGAGGTCTGGCATCCAAACCGGAGCAGGAGGGAGGAGCCTTCGACATGAGCCGGAAACCATTCATCTTGTGGTTCGAGGAGATCGGGATCAAGGACGTGCCGCTCGTCGGGGGGAAGAACGCTTCCCTGGGCGAGATGTACCGGCACCTCACCTCCAAGGGGGTCCAGGTCCCGAACGGCTTCGCCATCACGGCCGAGGCCTACATCCACCTCCTGAAGGACGCCGGTATCGAGGGTGCCATCCGAAAGGCCCTGGAGGGGCTCGACACCCACAACATGAAGAACCTCCAGGCCCGCGGCAAGAAGGTCCGGGACATCATCCTGAAGGCCCCCTTCCCCGAGGACCTCGAGAAGGAGATCGTCGCCGCCTACCGCCGGATGGAGAAGATCTACGGCCCGGACGTGGACGTGGCCGTCCGCTCCTCCGCCACCGCCGAGGACCTTCCCGACGCCTCCTTCGCGGGCCAGCAGGAGACCTATCTCAACATCCGCGGGCCCGAGATGCTCCTCGACGCCTGCCACCGGTGCTTCGCCAGCCTCTTCACCGATCGCGCCATCTCCTACCGCCACGACAAGGGCTTCGGCCACTTCGACGTCTACCTCTCCATCGCCGTCCAGAAGATGGTCCGGAGCGACAGCGCCAGCTCCGGCGTCATGTTCACCATGGACAC
Coding sequences within it:
- a CDS encoding PhoH family protein, which produces MAEKVRTFEDNQLARALYGEQGRNLHALEEALGVECHVRGNQVTLAGDAAGVELADRAVAQLYGLLREGYPLFEGDVEFAAQILSADPGADLREIFLDKIFISSGRRVVTPKSLAQKAYVDAIRRHDIVFGIGPAGTGKTYLAMAMAVAALVREEAARIVLARPAVEAGERLGFLPGDLAEKVNPYLRPLYDALYDMLPLDRASRLLDRGVIEVAPLAFMRGRTLNEAFVILDEAQNTTSEQMKMFLTRLGYGSKAVITGDVTQIDLPEKQASGLVEAEAILRGVPGIAFIHFTHLDVVRHRLVRRIIQAYEDHEARRGGGRPPGEGAPVPGAG
- a CDS encoding pyridoxine 5'-phosphate synthase; amino-acid sequence: MPAEVRSEYPGAVPLRYLERAAGRLLRAAGLAEAELSVLLVADAAMAELNGRWLGRPWTTNVISFAQGEGGAPGAGLLGDVVLCVDAARREAEAGGVGLHRRLLELLVHGVVHLLGEDHEAGAAEARRMEARERALMDRLDKEGIMADLCINVDHVATVREARLAAEPDPVQAAVLVELAGADGVVVHLREDRRHIKDRDVRVLRQILKTRLTLEMAATDEMIAIASEIRPDIVTLVPEKRRELTTEGGLDVAAHEGHIREAVARLHDAGVPVSLFVDPEAAQVEAAGRTGADCVEIHTGRYAEARGAEARDREFEAVVAAARAARDLGLRVHAGHGLDYRNTARMASVSEIEEFSIGHAVVARAVLVGMERAVREMLALVKGC
- the acpS gene encoding holo-ACP synthase, with protein sequence MIVGLGVDIVEIDRIARAVDRWGERFLGRVFTPEERAYCRRSRRPAENLALRFAAKEACSKALGTGMRAGVAWRQISVRHEPSGRPVLGLTGAALDRARRLGATAWHVSLSHERAFGVAVVVLEGRAAVDNDPGRLLNS